TTTACATATCCATCGCACATATAATCTGTAAGAATTAGTTTATCAATATCTAATAACGTTATTATAGATGCATGACCATTACCATAAAATATGAACAACTCACTATGTCCTTCTACATTCTTGAGTTCATATGTCGTTTCAATACTTAAAATTCCATTTCTGTATTGTCGATAGACTGAGTTGTTTACAAATTCAATGGTTATCACATCTCCAGTTGATTGCGGAGTGTTAGTTACCCCTCCAAATCCACCATTACTTTGAATCCAACTCCATTTTCCTATTAAAGTCTTGCTTTGATTTTTATTTGATTCCTTATCACAAGAACCCAAGATAAACATCATTGAAAAAACAAAGAATATGATTTTATTTTTTATAAAATTGCTTACAATCCGCCTTGTTTTCATTTTTTTATCGTTTAAATATTGAATGACTTTACCGTTATGAATCAATATTGCTCCCAACATCTATGTATATGCAGCTAGCTGCGATTATTTCCGCATAACCTGCACTTTCCACGAAGTAGGATATCGCTCCTAATATAGCTAAAATATGTCAACATAAAACAGTGTTACGTTTTTTTTGTATAGTCAATGTGCCCATCAGCTGTCGTCCACTTAAACGTTCGGAAAAATGCTAATCCATCAGCTGATGACCATTTGAACGCTCGGAAAAATGGTCATCCATCAGCTGATGACCACTTCGACGGTCGGGAAAATGCTAATCCATCAGCTGATCACCACTTCGACGCTTGGAAAAATGGTCATCCATCAGCTGATGACCATTTCAACGCTTGGAAAAATGAAAACACATCAGCTGTTTTCATTTTTAGGAGCTGGTTAGAGAGGTGTGCTTGACTTATTTTTTTAATAACCTCTAGTCTCCTAACGTATGAAATAGTTTGCTAGCGGCAACGGAATGGTTATTCTGTTTTTTTGAAGTATAAAGGTGATAGCAACGCTACCACCTTTATTGAAATAAAAGCATACAATGCCGATAACTCTATAAATATCTACACCTCCTTAAACGAGGCGATAATCTTTTTCATCACTCCGGCGTGCTCCTTCTCCTTGTTTTGTAGCGTCCACGTAATAATTTGGTAGTATCTTTTTATTCCTTGTATAAATCCTATAGAGTAGAAGATGTCAATACCCTCCACTCTTCCTTTTATGGTTTGAAGCCTTGCCGGTTGGTTGTTTATAACGGTATCTCGAAGCATCGATTTGCTCTTTATTTCGATGGCCTGCTCCATGCCAAACATCAGCAGCTCCGAATAGCCCTTTATGTTTTTTGGATAGAGGTCGTTTAGGTCGTTATCGGATAGCGCCTTTTCGAATTCGGACTTCGACTCGTCGATAACCACCACGTAAAACTCCCTTAGCGAGTTTTGGTACTGCAGCGATGCGTCATCGTTTAACCCGGTGCTTTCCTTTACAAATGGGGGAAGCGAAATCGTGTACTTGTTCTTAACCGTTACCACCTGGTCTTTTCTGTCTGTTTGGCACGATGCCATAGCTGCTGCTATAGCGAGCATTAGAATTGCTAGCTTTTTCATTATCTGTTTAAGTATTTAAGATGACAAATAAAGGAACAATAGATATTAAAAAAAACTCTTTACTACCTCGTAAATAAGCGCTATCAGAATAAAAACGAAAAGGGTAGGTAGGCAGCCGCTTTTTTCTGAGACAACAATGGGTTTTTCGTTTTTGTAGAGATCAAAGACTACGCCATTTAATCCGTAGCCCATGTTAAGGTTACATGCTACCTTTTCGCCGTTTTCTGTAATGTAGAACGAGTGCTTAGCTCCGAACGCTGAGTACTTCTGCGATACAACTTCGCCATTTACCTTAATGGTCTCCTTTCCGGCAAAAGATTTTACTATCTCAATTTTGTTTTTATCTAGGTAGATTGTTGTAAATTTCATGGTATAATTTGATTTTATGGTTACATCTAAAATTGGTTTCAATACTTTTTCTTTCTGCTAATGGCAGGTTTTTGCTCTATCTTTCTTAGTGCTGATTGATGGCTTATTTCTACTACTGTTATTGGTAGCTTGCCGGGCAGACAAATTTACTTATCAGCCATTTTTTTACTTGCTGCGCTAGCTTTATCCAGCTCTATAAATTTTACGCTAAGGTAGATAAACCATAAGCTCCATCCAATATGGAAAAAACGCTGCTTTAAGCCAAAGTAGCTGTCCAGCACTTCAGGTGTCAACGTTAGAAATCCGAGCGATATGACGGCTGCTGATATGGCTGCTGCAATTTTTATGTTTCGAATAGTGCTTTCCCTCCATAAAAAGAGCGAAAGCAGCGGCGATAGCGGCAAAAGCATGCATGGTGAACCCAAAATGCCGTGTAGCTTTAGGGGTAAGGGGAAAATGCCCGCACCTAGTATCGAGAAGGAGAAGGTTAAGATTAGCAGAATGGGAGTAATGCTTAGTCCGCTTCGTTTGGCAATTCTGCAGAGGCCAACCACAAAAAGGATACTCAGGACCGATATTACCACCAGCGAAAAGGTGAAGATATACTGTGTTTTTGTTCCTATGGTACCCAACTCGCTTACCATATTGGTAAGGTGGCTGTAGCCTTCGGTCATTAGGCCACAAATGGCAATGGTAATCCAAAAAATAGGAGGGATAATAAATCCCAGATAGGCCAACCTGCTACTTTTCATTGAGTTCTTTTGTTTTATAGTGTTTTTAGTATCTGTATAAACGCATCGGGCTGCTATTCATTAATTACTCTTCCTATTCTTTAGGATTATAATCTACCATCCATTCGATGCCGTACTTATCCCGAAACATGCTAAAATAGGAGCCCCAAGGGCTTTCATCTGCAGCAATTTCGACGATACCACCAACCGACAGCCCGTTGATGATCCTATCGGCCTCCTCTTTGCTCTCGGCGCTGATCGAAATTTTACTTCTATTCTCATTTTCGTTTGTTCTGCCCATGAATTCAGGAACATCGTTACCCATTAGAAGGTTATCTCCAATGCGAAGCGCAATGAGCATTATCTTGTTGGCCTCGCTCTCCGAAATGGGGAATTCGGCGCTCGAAATATCCCTAAATCGCATAACCTTTGTAAGCTCGCCACCAAAAACGGAACGATAAAACGTAAATGCCTCTTCTGCATTGCCGTTGAAGTTGATAAATGGGTTGATTTGTGCCATCTTACCTTTGTGTTAAGAGTCTAAATTTACATTTTTTTAGAGTAGCTGCTCTAAATTTTTGATGTGAAATAATTGGTAATGCTTTATTCTAGCTATAAGCCTAACCTAGGCAGGCCCTTTTAAAAAGTGCAACCGTTGGTGGCTGCGCTTTTATTTATGTTAGTTAGCCACTTAGTTATGGTAATTAAAATTGAAGTTTCTTTTGCTAAAATTTGACATATACCTTATTATATAAGGTTGTATAGAATTAAAAGTAGCTCATTACGAAACCTACGCTACAATAGCAAAATATTTAGTTGACTTAGAGCGGTCGGTTAAAATAAATAGTAGGATGCCCGCTTGTGCAGCGCATCCTACCCGTAATGGTGAAGTATGGGACTTCTACAATGCGTTCTGTTTTGCCACTACTTCGAGCGTTTTGCTCAGCGCCTCGTCCGATTTTACCTTTAGGTTGGGCTCAACCCCATTTTTGTCTATCTTAAAAAGGTTTTTACTATATGAAAGCAATCAGCGATTCTTAATTGCTTAAGTATGGTAGGTTGGGTGGATGGGCTACCTCTACTTGAGGTGCTTCCTTATAGGCTAGTAGAGCGTTAGCTCTGCATGGAGGTTTTGTCGGGCCTTATCCTCGTACTTGTGGTAGAAGTGGGGCGTTTTGTAGATACGATCCATGTTTAAGAAGTGCTGTAGTACGGCTTTTCGACCTTGGTTGTACGTTGCATCGGGGAATATGGCGTATTCTTTTCGCACATTCCAACGGTAGGCGGCGTAGGTTTCCGCATCTTGTCCGAGGATACACAGGTCGGCATCCAAAAAGTAGCAGGTGTCGACATCCGAAGCCAAAAAATGATGCTTGGTAGCCTCTATTTGCGCGCAGCAGCTGGCAATGATAGGCTTGGGAACTAAAACTTGCTCCATTCTTTTGGCTGCGAGCAGTGCGCTTTGCTCTTCGTTTTCGGGTTGCGTAGCCTCGTAGATGGCATCGTGGTAGAAGAGCGTAAAAAGGGTGGCTTCCCAGCATTGCAGCTTCTCTTTTACCTCAGTAAGCTCGGTAAGCAGGCTATCCAGATGCTTAAGCGTATGGTAAAACCGTCCAGTGCCAGAGTAAAGCAACTCCAGCTCGTTCCACAGCTCGATTTTAGTTTCGGTGCTGCAGGTATAGCCCTCTAGTAGGATGTTAAAGGTTTCTCGAAGCTCCATTTTTGCTTCTTTTCTCCTTTTTTGGGGGATTAATGCGGATTAGGCTACCAGCTCTATGCGATTTCCCTCCACATCGAGCACTACGCTTTCGAAGAAACCGTCTCCGGTGGTTCGGGGTTCGCCTACAATGAGAAAACCATCTGATCTAAGCCTTTCAGTAAGTGCTACTACCTCCTCCTTGGAGCTTAGCTTAAAGGCAAAGTGCGTTAATCCGAGGCACTCTTCGCTATCGGTAGGCTTATATACCGATTGTTTTCGCATAAGCTCGAGCTGTGCTCCATCGTCGAAGCGAATAAAGTAGGATTCGAACTTTTTTATTGGGTTAATATACTTTTCGTTGCTAATCCCGTTGAAGTATCGGGTGTAGAATGCTTTCATTGCCTCCAAGTCTCTTGTCCAAATGGCAATATGAGTAATATACATAGGCTTTTCTCCTTGTTGGTTGGCTATGGGCAAGTAAAAAGTAAATGATGCGGCTTCATTAAGCCGTATTCTACAAGCAACCTTCTTGTTGCTTGTTAAGTAAGCTTACCTTATTGTACAAGCAGCTCTCCAACGGTTTTATCTATAGTTTATGGCCGAAAAGTAGCAATTATTTTGACGAAATACGATGGTTTTTTCATTTGGTAGATCTAGGCTACGGATTCTTTAAGGATGTTTTATCTGCGGGCGTAAAAGTAAAAGAGGTTGTCTTAAGAGTATCAGGACACAAGTATAATGCATCACGAAATGCATAACATTTTACGACAACGTGGGTTCGCTTGTTGAGATACGTATATTGCGATACGTGATTACCTTTCTTAGAAAGGTTTTTTGCTTTTAAAAAGACTTTTTTTGTATTCGAGGATGGATATTTGGAAGCTCCATAAGGGCAGCGGAACCGTACCAAGGGTGTAACTCCATGATGAGGGAGCCTGCCTTTACGGCGGGATCGGTTTGGGTAAGCTCCTTAGCCTCCTCTACCGACGATACGGCAAATAGGTAGATGCCTCTAATCTCCTGGTTGTCCATAAAGGGACCTGCCAGTATCAGCTTTCCCATTTTTGCCAACCTACCAATGTTTTCGAGATGCGCTTTCTGCAGCTTTACTCTCGCCAACGAATCCGTGAGGCGGTTTGGTCCCTTTTTAAGAAAAACCAGCACGTACTGCCGCATGCCCAGCTCGTCGGCACCCAACTTTTTAGCTAAGGTGGAGTCGTAGGCTAGCTTCTGCTCTTGGGCAACGGCTACGGTGGCTGTAATCAGCCCTAGTATCAGTAAAAATGCCTTCATGTTGCTTCTGTTTTATAGTTGATCGACTTTTGTTTGTTCTAAAGCTACAATCCAAGAAAAAAACAAATAA
This is a stretch of genomic DNA from Alistipes sp. ZOR0009. It encodes these proteins:
- a CDS encoding DUF998 domain-containing protein, with product MKSSRLAYLGFIIPPIFWITIAICGLMTEGYSHLTNMVSELGTIGTKTQYIFTFSLVVISVLSILFVVGLCRIAKRSGLSITPILLILTFSFSILGAGIFPLPLKLHGILGSPCMLLPLSPLLSLFLWRESTIRNIKIAAAISAAVISLGFLTLTPEVLDSYFGLKQRFFHIGWSLWFIYLSVKFIELDKASAASKKMADK
- a CDS encoding VOC family protein, producing the protein MAQINPFINFNGNAEEAFTFYRSVFGGELTKVMRFRDISSAEFPISESEANKIMLIALRIGDNLLMGNDVPEFMGRTNENENRSKISISAESKEEADRIINGLSVGGIVEIAADESPWGSYFSMFRDKYGIEWMVDYNPKE
- a CDS encoding VOC family protein — translated: MYITHIAIWTRDLEAMKAFYTRYFNGISNEKYINPIKKFESYFIRFDDGAQLELMRKQSVYKPTDSEECLGLTHFAFKLSSKEEVVALTERLRSDGFLIVGEPRTTGDGFFESVVLDVEGNRIELVA
- a CDS encoding YciI family protein is translated as MKAFLLILGLITATVAVAQEQKLAYDSTLAKKLGADELGMRQYVLVFLKKGPNRLTDSLARVKLQKAHLENIGRLAKMGKLILAGPFMDNQEIRGIYLFAVSSVEEAKELTQTDPAVKAGSLIMELHPWYGSAALMELPNIHPRIQKKSF